The following proteins come from a genomic window of Galactobacillus timonensis:
- a CDS encoding Nif3-like dinuclear metal center hexameric protein has translation MKMSEVIQIIKDYCAGNFYGVIDEATTRDKVLFGNTDEECTGVVTTCFASADIIRKAAQLGCNLIIPHEALFWNHGDHQDWLQNNRTYQAKAKLLNDNGITVWRCHDHIHNGVPLLPHQYVDGIFYGFAKEAGWDGNIVHDDAVRASNYSFHGETALQLAQHLVKTFNLNGTRIVGDPETRVQRLRIVGHVDGRADNEILKQFEGDSIDCAITLECTDYTFNEYIRDSAQLNLPKAIIMLGHFNAEEPGMKYMAESWLPQILPEIPVHFVASGDPFRYVHI, from the coding sequence ATGAAGATGAGTGAAGTCATTCAGATCATTAAAGATTACTGCGCCGGCAATTTCTACGGTGTTATCGACGAAGCTACCACCCGCGACAAGGTACTTTTCGGCAATACCGATGAAGAATGCACCGGCGTCGTCACCACCTGCTTTGCCTCGGCAGATATTATCCGCAAGGCTGCCCAACTCGGATGTAATCTGATCATTCCCCACGAAGCCCTGTTCTGGAACCATGGCGACCATCAGGACTGGCTGCAGAACAATCGCACCTACCAGGCAAAGGCGAAGCTGCTGAATGACAACGGCATTACTGTCTGGCGCTGCCATGATCATATCCACAACGGCGTCCCGCTGCTGCCGCATCAGTATGTGGACGGCATCTTCTATGGTTTTGCCAAAGAAGCCGGATGGGACGGAAACATCGTCCATGACGATGCAGTACGCGCAAGCAATTACAGTTTCCATGGCGAAACAGCACTGCAGCTGGCCCAGCATCTGGTAAAAACATTTAATCTCAACGGCACCCGGATCGTCGGCGACCCCGAAACCAGGGTACAGCGCCTGCGCATCGTCGGTCATGTTGACGGCCGGGCGGACAATGAAATTCTCAAGCAGTTTGAGGGCGACAGCATCGACTGCGCCATCACCCTGGAATGCACAGACTATACGTTTAACGAGTACATTCGTGATTCTGCCCAGTTGAACCTGCCCAAGGCCATTATCATGCTCGGCCACTTCAACGCCGAGGAACCCGGCATGAAATACATGGCCGAAAGCTGGCTCCCGCAGATCCTTCCAGAGATCCCGGTTCACTTCGTCGCCTCCGGTGATCCGTTCCGGTACGTCCATATCTGA